The Malus domestica chromosome 17, GDT2T_hap1 genome contains the following window.
GatttttgtgcttatctagtggtcactatGTGCCTACGTGCGAATGATACAGTTATATTGGCTTCGGCCAAGCGTGTGTAGGTGGCTTCGGCCAAAAGATTTTTATATATGGCTTCGGCCGGGTGTGTGTAGGTGGCTTCGGCTGGAAGAGTTCTATATGCCTTCAGGCAAGAAATGATACCACTACTAAGCACGCTATatacattatatgtttaatgaaggttttatggcatgctagggttttcggaaaacctattacatattatactattaagtttttataaaaccttgggggttagtacgttgatgaaTAACTGCTTCAGTtttacttatatatcaacttggtccactcatgttttgttttgcgcccccctCATAACTTAGAATTGAGGCGTACAATCCCGACGTCAAGGCACTTTTGCAtcagcatcttcgagtcctcttggtgtaggacccatccttttgttcattcaattttatattattcctttttagtgtctcggtttagttgtatgttctgaacacgttccataaatgcatattcattataattaaatttacaagttttatttttgtCGGTTAATTGTTCTTAGCTCTCATGCATCCtaatatggcttcatcaccttcgggtgtcggccagcacgtgcctaccctggtgTTGGGTGAATATCATGGTCCGGCGTGTCAAGTATAACGAGTTATACCTCTGACATGCATTTGCATAATGAATTTTCTAGATTGAAAGGAATTAGTGGTCTTGTACAGAAGTTGGTGGAGAAAAAGAGGGATAGACAGTAACCCTTAATGAACTTGCTCGTCAAATGAGTAGTAATTTTACCTATTGCGACTACTTCCATTGAAAGAGCTTTTTTGGTGATGAAGATTGTGAAGAATCCACTTCGTAATAAGATTGGAAATCAGTAGTTGAATGATAACTTGGTTGTCGCGAACAATTACAAATGAACAAACTATCTATTTCTGAaagctatttttttattttatcgttGTAAATTCTTGAGTCCGCCACTAAcctaattatatttaaaaagttcTTAATTATTAGAAAGTTAACAAAGAAACATAGGACCAAATTGATTAAACTGAATTCAAAAGAACAAATTAAAGTGTTTTGGGGCCAACATAAGAAACAAGATGTGTAATTTTCATAAAATATAAGAGACTATACAATTCTTCTGCTCAAACGTTATTGCATTGGGAAActtaattggttttatagttCAGTCCAAGTAGCTAGCTAGTTGACAGGTTGGGCACTAGACTACAAGTTCCTCTTTGTCCCTTCTTTCCCACTGTTTCCAGGTTTAGATGACTGGACTTCCCTTTCTTTTTAAAATCCTAGAACGAATGATGCAAGGTTATGCAGCTCCTCCCATGCCAATCAAATACAAGTCAAAAGGGTGGAAGGTTGAGAACCAACCATACCCAATCTCAGTATATTCACTGGTCCACAAATCAATAAAGGTATTGAGGAAAGTTTTGAACCTATGATATGATATGATGCATTTCTACAGGTTACGGGTGCATGCACAAACCACAGCTGTGTAGTccgctttattttattttattttgtaaacgAGGAGCGAACAAAGTATTTCTATTCTACAAGTTGAAACCTTTTCATAAAATATCGGTTATTAAAATTAAACTGTTTCTACATGTTCTATCATCCTTACTTTTTAATTGGTAGTCAGGAAAAATTTTGAAGTTCGGCACACAAACACGGCCCCGAATACAGAAAACACCACATACTTATACCTCACCTCCCCCTGTTTTGAGGCCCAGCACATCCCCCACCTTATCGCACTCTCTCTCACATTCACCCCACTCAGTTCCGTTCAGAAGAACCTCATTCCAGACTCATAAGACTCAACAAGCATTGACGCCCAATATCAAATGAAAATCACGCGCCCTTTAGAAGAATTAAACTTAAACCTTCATATACTGTATTCGCATGCAAGTTGAATGTTTCAGCTTTAACTCATTGGCGTGTTTGAAATCTATTTATGGTGGTTAAATTTTTGTATGACTTATCTCAAATCTTCATCACTTGAGAATAAAATCTCATCGCataactgaagaaaaaaaagtcgtTCACCCCTTCAAAATGCATGTATTTACCTTGCTCAGTAACCTCACAGCGTGTTCCAATACTCAAAAGTCCGatgaattagaaagaaaaaaaaattattatacatGCACTATATACATCCATGCCAAGCCTCCAAAATTCTTGCAGCAGGACGTAGTTATAACACAAAATATTACATCAGAATGTCCAAATATATCAGAAAAAAAGGTTAAAACCTATTTCGGATGAGGGATCTGATCAGGTGGTTTTCCTAGATTGTAAACATTAACTCCACGTCGCTTCAAGGGAATACCCATATAGTTAATGGCAGTTAGGGTTTGCAACTTTCTTTTGTGAACATTCATTTTCCTCACCTTGCCAAGTCCAAACAATGTCCTTCAGTGCTGGCCTCACATCCTCCTCACAAAACTTAGTGTATTCAAGAGTGTCCCCAGCCAACTGTGAAAACTCTACCACCGCCACCTCCGCCGCCACCTGATACAACTCCGCTGTCACCGCCAACTTCCCTTTCCTCCCCTCCTTTTTCCCCTGCAACTTCACAGTAAACTCCTTTTCACATGCCAATCCGAAATTCAACCTTTCAGCTACCACCTGCAGCTTCGCCATGATTGTGGAGGCGGAGCACTTGGACGTAAACATGGACCCTGATTTCCTCTTGGTCTCAAACATGTTCGACAAGTCGAATCCCTCGGACATTGATGATATGAACTCGAATGCATTTAAAAATGGTGGAGTAGGAATATTACCGCTTCTTGTCCTACCCAAATTTCCAATTTTCTCGCCCTTTCCATTTTTATCATCTTCAATGGAATTTGAAGATGCAATTGACTTAGCAAAATTGGAACCCTTTCGAAACCAAGGGTTCCTCATTATTTGCTGAAAGGAAATCCTCTTTTCCGGGTCAACAACCAAAAGCTTTTTGATCAAACACCTTGCGTCCATAGAAATCCATGGCGGAAATTCATAATCTGCCTTGAAAACCTTGCTATAAGTTCTCATCAAGTTCTCATCCTGAAATGGTAAGTACCCGGCAAGAAAAACGAAGAGAACAACACCACAAGACCATATATCAGCCTTGGCTCCATCATATCCTTTTTTCCTCAAAATCTCAGGTGCCACGTAAGCCGGCGTGCCACATTGCGTGTGGAGCATACCATCACTCCAATGCTGCTCTGGCAACGCTGATAACCCGAAATCGGAGACTTTTAAGTCTCCATTTTCGTCCAAAAGAAGATTTTCAGGCTTCAGGTCACGATGTGATACACCACGACTATGGCAAAATTCAACAGCGCTTACGAGTTGTCGAAAGTACTTTCTTGCCATGTCCTCCTTGAGCTTTCCTTTAGATACCTTGGCAAACAGTTCACCTCCTTTTACATGCTCCATGACGAAGAAGATCTTTGTTTTTGTGGCCATGACTTCTTTTAATTGGACAATGTGGGGATGCCGGACTAAGTGCATGATATAAATTTCGCGCTTTATTTGCTCCATTAGGCCTTCTTTCTTGATGTGGTCTTTGTTTATCACTTTGATTGCTACATTTTCTTTCGTGGCGAGGTTTTTGCCATGGTAGACTTTGGCAAAGGTGCCTTGGCCTAGAAGCCTTCCCATCTCATACTTGTCAAATAGAATGTTTCTTGGTGACTTGGGACTCAACTGCTTTTGCTCCTTTCCCTGCATATTTTCAAATATGAATTTTCTATTGAGAATATAAACGAGAAAGAAATTTTAGTGACTCAGTTTATGCCACGAAACATTAGCGTATCATCCAGAGATGGCGAAGACCCCAGGTCCAGAAAAATGGAAGTGATTTTCCTGGTAAACGGTGAGGGATCGATGATTGGAAGAAAATAATTGAGAAACTGAATTTAGGAGAAGGGAAATTTTGTTAATGCTGAAAATGGTCAGAAGCCCAGTTTAGGAAATGTAGATTTGCacctgaaaatccaaaaaaaatatatatataaaaacaacaaCTGAgataaaggaaagaaaagacaaGAGATTTTTCCGGAAAAACGGTGCAATAATCGGAGGTAATTGTGGTTGTTGTTGGATGATTACAAAGGGTGGTGGATGAGGGAAGGTGGAACACTGGAtgagaaaacaaaggaaaaaaatatttggCCAACAGATAATTGGAAATTAAATCTAACTTGGGTTGGAAACGTGTAAAGCATTTGGGGACTGAAGCCAATGCCTAAAAATAACTTGTGAAGTTTTTGATTGACTGTTTTTAGCTGTAGTGAAGCTTCATCTATGGATTTGTACAACTAGAGGCTAGAGCCCATTATTTGAATGAGCAAACTAACTACACATTCGTGAGGCTGTGCATATATACTACGATATATATTTAAGGAGTTGGAAAGAAAACTTGATTGCCATATATATGATGGCACACTGTATACTGCCATATATATTTTAGGAGTTGGAGATAAAAATTTGCATGTAACAGATTCATGTAAATCTTTCCGTTTCTTTCGCCAATGGAAGGCCAAAAAAGAACGTGAATGAGAGATAGGAAGAAAGTGAGTGCAAGAATCTGCGATAGCTAATGTTATATGCATGTTATATGCAAGCCAAGTCCAACACCATTGCCTCCAACAATTGTCGATGGAGAACTTCCTACAATATCGCTTTATATCGCtttgggatgtgatatccacacaccccattttacttctcacatacttttttaattttcggccgtcggatcggatgagttgaagaagatcaacggacaaaaattatcaagaggtgtgtgagaagtaaaatggggtgtgtggatagcacacccctatcgCTTTATATATAGGAACGGTTTCATTGGGGACTTCTTGACACAGTGTCTCTGTATTATCATTTGGGACTGATAGACATATGAGTCTTTTAAGTGGTGAGATACTCTACCTGATCCCACCGTTTATCGCAGTATGGTCAGCGGGCTCTAATACCTCACTCGGCCTGACATCGCTTTTGCTGTTACTCAAGTGTGTCAATCTATATGTTGTCCTTGCACTTATCATCTTCAAAGTGTCAAATGCATTTATCGCTACATAAAAGGCACCAGACATACATACGCATGTGTGGATTATTGTGGGAAAGAGAAGTCATACTGGCAATGTGGTACTAAAACTACTATCAAACGCACTTAATTAAAACACTTGCATGAATTAGTAAGATGAAGGCTACAAATTAAGTGAACCCTAAGCATGACCAAAGCGGAGAagctgatgagtagattttattttatatatttaaccctatttttggtatattttggttaatattttaaaagaatttagatactttgaattgtattttcaatatagaacTTTTGACTTCTTCTGGAGAAAAACGTGGTCAAATGGATGAaatttggagtaattccagttggaggacgttcatgAGTTAGTtggcttgatcgtatcaaaatatcATATTTTTCCACTAGGCGGTGATTTCCTAGAAATAACATAAAGGAGCAGTGCGAGGTGCTGAAATAGTgatgttttgggcttaaattgcgtttttggagtcCGATATGACATctgatgggttcgtggccttctggataTGTGTTCGGAACGTCCTGATCTATAAAACAAGCTATCATGGGCCGGATTTGGAAGATATTTGAGGctaaaacgtggctggacaagtacttggcagattctcctagtttaattaggactttattttctaagatattttattattactttTATTTTCCTAGTTGGAATAAAGGACTTGGTTTCTAGGGTTTGTGCGAGAGCGAGAGGGGATTTTAAGGCTTTTGCCGTTCCT
Protein-coding sequences here:
- the LOC103438781 gene encoding CBL-interacting serine/threonine-protein kinase 5, producing MQGKEQKQLSPKSPRNILFDKYEMGRLLGQGTFAKVYHGKNLATKENVAIKVINKDHIKKEGLMEQIKREIYIMHLVRHPHIVQLKEVMATKTKIFFVMEHVKGGELFAKVSKGKLKEDMARKYFRQLVSAVEFCHSRGVSHRDLKPENLLLDENGDLKVSDFGLSALPEQHWSDGMLHTQCGTPAYVAPEILRKKGYDGAKADIWSCGVVLFVFLAGYLPFQDENLMRTYSKVFKADYEFPPWISMDARCLIKKLLVVDPEKRISFQQIMRNPWFRKGSNFAKSIASSNSIEDDKNGKGEKIGNLGRTRSGNIPTPPFLNAFEFISSMSEGFDLSNMFETKRKSGSMFTSKCSASTIMAKLQVVAERLNFGLACEKEFTVKLQGKKEGRKGKLAVTAELYQVAAEVAVVEFSQLAGDTLEYTKFCEEDVRPALKDIVWTWQGEENECSQKKVANPNCH